In Devosia sp. 1566, a single genomic region encodes these proteins:
- a CDS encoding P-II family nitrogen regulator yields the protein MKLVIAIIKPSRLEEVRQALNSLDVHGMTVTEVKGYGRQKGHSEIYRGTEYAVHFLPKLKVEIAVDDALADAVSAAIRDSAQTGRIGDGKIFVLDLLAVTRIRTGETGASAL from the coding sequence ATGAAACTGGTGATCGCTATTATCAAGCCATCCCGCCTCGAAGAGGTTCGCCAGGCACTCAATTCACTCGATGTTCACGGCATGACTGTGACCGAAGTGAAGGGTTATGGCCGCCAAAAGGGACATTCGGAAATCTATCGCGGCACCGAATATGCCGTCCATTTCCTGCCCAAGCTCAAGGTCGAGATTGCGGTCGACGATGCGCTTGCCGATGCCGTTTCCGCGGCCATCCGCGACAGCGCCCAGACCGGTCGCATCGGCGACGGCAAGATTTTCGTGCTCGACCTGCTGGCCGTCACCCGTATCCGCACCGGTGAAACCGGCGCCTCTGCCCTTTAA